One segment of Hippopotamus amphibius kiboko isolate mHipAmp2 chromosome 2, mHipAmp2.hap2, whole genome shotgun sequence DNA contains the following:
- the CHRNA3 gene encoding neuronal acetylcholine receptor subunit alpha-3, giving the protein MGAHPRGTHVAKLWPLRALLLLLLPLLPAANASDAEHRLFERLFEDYNEIIRPVANVSDPVIIQFEVSMSQLVKVDEVNQIMETNLWLKQIWNDYKLKWNPSDYDGAEFMRVPAQKIWKPDIVLYNNAVGDFQVDDKTKALLKYTGEVTWIPPAIFKSSCKIDVTYFPFDYQNCTMKFGSWSYDKAKIDLVLIGSSMNLKDYWESGEWAIIKAPGYKHDIKYNCCEEIYPDITYSLYIRRLPLFYTINLIIPCLLISFLTVLVFYLPSDCGEKVTLCISVLLSLTVFLLVITETIPSTSLVIPLIGEYLLFTMIFVTLSIVITVFVLNVHYRTPTTHTMPTWVKTIFLNLLPRVMFMTRPASNEGNTQRPRPFYSAELSNLNCFSRIESKGCKEGSPCQDGLCGYCHHRRVKISNFSANLTRSSSSESVDAVLSLSALSPEIKEAIQSVKYIAENMKAQNEAKEIQDDWKYVAMVIDRIFLWVFILVCILGTAGLFLQPLMTRDDA; this is encoded by the exons ATGGGCGCCCACCCGCGCGGCACCCACGTCGCGAAGCTCTGGCCGCTCCgggcgctgctgctgctgctgctgccgctgctgccaG CGGCCAACGCCTCCGACGCCGAGCATCGTCTGTTTGAGCGGCTATTTGAAGATTACAATGAGATCATCCGGCCAGTGGCCAATGTGTCTGACCCCGTCATCATCCAGTTTGAGGTGTCCATGTCTCAGCTGGTGAAGGTG GATGAGGTAAACCAGATCATGGAGACCAACCTGTGGCTCAAGCAA ATCTGGAATGACTACAAGCTGAAGTGGAACCCCTCCGACTACGATGGGGCAGAGTTCATGCGTGTCCCTGCGCAGAAGATCTGGAAGCCAGACATTGTGCTGTATAACAA TGCTGTTGGGGATTTCCAGGTGGATGACAAGACCAAAGCTTTGCTCAAGTACACGGGGGAGGTGACTTGGATCCCCCCGGCCATCTTTAAGAGCTCTTGCAAAATCGATGTGACCTACTTCCCGTTTGATTACCAGAACTGCACCATGAAGTTCGGTTCCTGGTCCTACGACAAGGCCAAAATCGACCTGGTCCTGATCGGCTCCTCCATGAACCTCAAGGACTACTGGGAGAGCGGCGAGTGGGCCATCATCAAAGCCCCCGGCTACAAGCACGACATCAAGTACAACTGCTGCGAGGAGATCTACCCGGATATCACATACTCACTGTACATCCGGCGCCTGCCCCTGTTCTACACCATCAACCTCATCATCCCCTGCCTGCTCATCTCCTTCCTGACAGTGCTTGTCTTCTACCTGCCCTCCGACTGCGGCGAGAAGGTGACCCTCTGCATCTCGGTCCTCCTCTCCTTGACTGTGTTCCTCCTGGTGATCACCGAGACCATCCCGTCCACCTCGCTGGTGATCCCCCTAATTGGCGAGTACCTCCTGTTCACCATGATTTTTGTAACCTTGTCCATCGTCATCACCGTCTTCGTGCTCAATGTGCACTACAGGACCCCGACCACGCACACAATGCCCACGTGGGTGAAGACCATATTCTTGAACTTGCTTCCCAGGGTCATGTTCATGACCAGGCCAGCAAGCAACGAGGGTAACACTCAGAGGCCAAGACCCTTCTACAGCGCTGAGCTCTCAAACCTGAATTGCTTCAGCCGCATAGAGTCCAAGGGCTGCAAGGAAGGCTCCCCCTGCCAGGATGGGCTGTGTGGCTACTGCCACCACCGCAGGGTAAAAATCTCAAATTTCAGTGCCAACCTCACGAGAAGCTCCAGTTCTGAATCTGTCGACGCCGTGCTGTCCCTCTCCGCTCTGTCACCAGAAATCAAAGAAGCCATCCAAAGTGTCAAGTATATTGCTGAAAATATGAAAGCACAAAATGAAGCCAAAGAG atTCAAGATGATTGGAAGTATGTTGCCATGGTGATTGATCGTATTTTTCTGTGGGTTTTCATCCTGGTGTGTATTTTAGGGACAGCAGGATTGTTTCTGCAACCTTTGATGACCAGGGATGATGCATAA
- the CHRNA5 gene encoding neuronal acetylcholine receptor subunit alpha-5, producing the protein MAARGSGLAVLGLGPRPLRFLLLFQLVAGRWGPEGAGGGVPGGLAEPSFVAKHEDNLFKDLFQDYERWVRPVEHLNDKIKIKFGLAISQLVDVDEKNQLMTTNVWLKQEWTDVKLRWNPDDYGGIKVIRVPSDSLWTPDIVLFDNADGRFEGASTKTVVRYDGTVTWSPPANYKSSCTIDVTFFPFDLQNCSMKFGSWTYDGSQVDIILVDQDVDKRDFFDNGEWEIVSATGSKGNRTDSCCWYPYITYSFVIKRLPLFYTLFLIIPCIGLSFLTVLVFYLPSNEGEKICLCTSVLVSLTVFLLVIEEIIPSSSKVIPLIGEYLVFTMIFVTLSIMVTVFAINIHHRSSSTHNAMAPWVRKIFLHKLPKLLCMRRHVDRYFSQKEETESSRGPKSSRNTLEGALDSIRYITRHVMKENDVREVVEDWKFIAQVLDRMFLWTFLLVSIVGSLGLFIPVIYKWANIIVPIHIGNANK; encoded by the exons GATTAGCTGAACCATCCTTTGTTGCAAAACATGAAGACAATTTGTTTAAGGACTTATTTCAAGACTACGAAAGATGGGTTCGTCCTGTGGAACACctgaatgacaaaataaaaataaagtttggcCTTGCAATATCTCAATTAGTGGATGTG gatGAGAAAAATCAGTTAATGACAACCAATGTCTGGTTGAAACAG gaaTGGACAGATGTAAAATTAAGATGGAACCCTGATGACTACGGTGGAATAAAAGTCATACGAGTCCCTTCAGACTCTCTCTGGACCCCAGACATCGTTTTGTTTGATAA TGCAGATGGACGTTTTGAAGGGGCCAGTACAAAAACTGTCGTCAGGTACGATGGCACTGTTACGTGGTCTCCACCTGCAAACTATAAAAGTTCCTGTACCATCGATGTCACGTTTTTTCCATTTGATCTCCAAAACTGTTCCATGAAATTTGGTTCTTGGACTTACGATGGATCACAGGTTGATATAATCTTGGTGGACCAAGATGTTgacaagagagatttttttgatAATGGAGAATGGGAAATTGTGAGCGCGACAGgaagcaaaggaaacagaacCGACAGCTGTTGCTGGTATCCTTACATCACGTACTCGTTTGTAATTAAGCGTCTGCCTCTCTTTTATACCTTGTTCCTTATTATACCCTGTATTGGGCTCTCGTTTTTAACCGTGCTTGTCTTCTACCTTCCTTCAAACGAAGGTGAAAAGATTTGTCTCTGCACTTCCGTACTCGTGTCTCTGACTGTCTTCCTTCTTGTTATTGAAGAGATCATACCCTCATCTTCCAAAGTCATACCTCTGATTGGAGAGTACCTGGTGTTTACCATGATTTTTGTGACACTATCCATCATGGTCACTGTCTTTGCTATCAACATCCATCACCGTTCTTCCTCAACGCATAACGCTATGGCTCCGTGGGTCCGCAAGATATTTCTGCACAAGCTTCCCAAACTGCTTTGCATGCGCCGTCACGTAGATCGGTACTTCAGTCAGAAGGAGGAAACGGAGAGCAGCCGTGGACCAAAATCGTCTAGAAACACACTGGAAGGTGCACTTGATTCCATTCGCTACATCACAAGACACGTCATGAAGGAGAATGATGTCCGTGAG GTTGTTGAAGATTGGAAATTCATAGCCCAGGTTCTTGATCGGATGTTTCTGTGGACTTTTCTTCTGGTTTCAATTGTTGGATCTCTTGGGCTTTTTATTCCTGTTATCTATAAATGGGCAAATATAATAGTACCAATTCATATTGGAAATGCAAATAAGTGA